AACCAAAGGGTTCAGAGATTGCCGGCAATCCTCAAGTGGATGCTGTTCCTCGTGAAGAACTTGGGGAATGGTGGGAGGATTTTCTGAATGTCCCTAGCAAACTCAACAACTATCAGACGATTGATGGCTTTTGGAAAGAGAATTCGCAAGGAAAATGGGGCGTCTCCTTGGATTCTTATGGTCCCTACCGCTTGGATAAAAATGAATTTCAGTATGGGCTTAACTATATGAATCCGGGCTCACTTCCACCTCAATATAGTGGTGGAAACCTCTTTCAGGATGGCGTAAATGCAGCAGCAGCTGACATTGCCGCTGCTGGAGAAGAATATGACTTTGCATTCATCGTACATGCTGGTTATGACGAATCAACCGTATGGCAAGAATTCGGCGAAATGATGTTTCTTAATCAAGACTCGGTATCTGATACGTTTGGGCCTCCGGACTTACCTGGATTTGAAAACATGCCGAACTGGGCAAAAACTCGTTATGTCCCCTGGACTTCCTGGTATGCAGCCAAAACGATCTGGTCGGCGGCATCTAGTGCAGAAATAAATGGCAAAAGGATTCGTGTCTCAATCCAGGGCGAAAGCGATGGCATGGGAACATTTGCTCACGAATTTGGCCATCTCCGCGGTCTTGGTGATAATTACAATAACGCATCCCTTGACCCTAGAACCTATTCTGGTTATTGGGAGACGATGAGCCGCGGCTCATTCAATGGTCCTGGCGGAACGCACACTCGCTGGATGATTCCATCTACTCTTGGCGCTTCTATACCGGCACCGCATATGCTTCGTAATAAGATGAAACAGGGATTTGTATCCGATGATGAGGTCTTGAAGCTAAACCGTGATGAATTAAAGGAATCTGGACCGGTGTTTGCAGATATTACCGCACGTCAGGCACCAATTGGCAGTAACTTCGGCAGAACCGGACTCCATGGCATCAATATCAGCATGGACGATTCTACACCAACAGATTACCTGGCCGGTGACTGGCGGAACGATATTCTTTCCGGTCGAACGTACAATAACTACACCCTTGAAGTGGTAGACCGCGTTGGTTCGGATTCTTTCGCAGCTGATTCTGGCGTCTTGATTGCCAAGACGAAAAATGCGGAGTCTGCCCCGAATATCTGGGTAGTTGATTCACATCCTGAGGATATCAATCTGAAGGACTTTACTAGACCTGACGGCACCACAGCGATGGTGGCCAAAGGTGATCCACGCCAAACCCTCGATGCTTTATTCAAAGCTGGGAATGGGACAAGCTTGGTTGCCGGACAATTTGATGGTTCTATTGACAAAGACAGTGTTGTCAGTGAGTATATCGATCCTTACAATAAACTTCATTTCTACATTTTAGGGAAACAAAAAGATAAGGATGGGGTACTCCGCTATCAGGTTGCCGTCCGAAACACGGAAGGCGCAGGTGCATTTGATCGAGGAGTAAAGGTTAGCGCAGGCACTGTAGAGCCCGCTGTAGAGGACAAAGTAGCAGTCTATCACTTTAATGTCACAAATACCGGTAAAGCTAAGGACCTTATTCGTGTCAATGCTTCGGCAGGTGATGATTGGAACGTTCAACTTGATCACAATGTAATTGCGGTGGAACCAGGAGCAACCGTTGCTGTTCCGGTTTATGTAAAAATACCGAAAGGCAAGACAGCACCAGCCAAACTCACCTTTACGGCCACTTCAGAGATAGACGCTAATCAAAGCTTTACAGATTCGAATTTCTTGCCTGGCAGCCTGAGTGCAGCAGGTATAAGCTCTGTTATTGATAGCTTTGCAAATGAAGGGTCTATCAAAGCTGGTACAGCAGAGGCATTGAAAGCACATGTGAAAACGGTGGGGCAATTTGAAAAGAAAGGATCTGCCGATAAGGTTATCAAACACATCAACGATTTTAAAAGATTCCTAGAACTCAAAAAAGAAGAAGATCAAATTTCTGCCAAAGCGTATACCAGTTTGAAAGCATATGCTGATTCAATGGTTGAGGTTTGGGAATAGGCTAGGTTCAAAGATCACCTTTCCAATGCCTGTGATGGAATTAGAATATGGGGGAAATAAAAGGCTGGGACAGTTATCAGACTGTCCCGCCTCCTTAAAGCTGGTTCATAATCAGTAAACTAAATATAAGGTAGGGTGCTAGTAGCAATGATTTTAGGAAGTTGTCAAAAATAGGAGTGAAGATAATTGATTAAAATAATCAAAATTGCTGCCGTTTTATCATTGTTGTTTTTAGTTGGTGCCTGTTCGACTCTAACTTCAGGAGAAGAACCCGAGTTACTTGTTACAACGGAATACGGAAATATCTCAAAAGATGATCTATTTAAAGAAGTGGCAAATTCCGAGCGGGGAAAAGAATTGATCCAAAAGCTGGTTTATATGCAAATTTTAAAAGGCAAATATGAGGTATCTGAAAAAGAAGTGAACCAGCGGCTGGGCGAAATAAAAGAACAGGTCGGTGATGAAGAAGCATATACGATGTTCCTGCAAAAACAGGGCTTTAATAACGAAGAAGAATTAAAGGATCATATCGAACAATCCCTTTATTTCTTTAAAGCAACAACAGAAGGGGTGGAAGTCTCAGATAAACAAATAAAGGATTACTATGAACAGCATAAAGATCAATACACGGAGGTTAGAACCAGCCATATTCTCGTGGATGATGAGTCAACTGCTAAAGAAATAGAAAAGGAGCTAAAGAATGGAGCCGATTTTGCAGAATTGGCCAAGAAACAATCAACTGATCAAGTGTCTGCAGAAGAAGGCGGGGATTTGGGTTATCTCTCCGGGCGAAGTCAAGAAATGGATCCGACATTTCTTGCAGCGGCTATGAAATTGAAAAAAGGTGAAGTGAGCGAGCCGGTCAAGACCGTATTTGGTTATCATATCATTAAAGTTACAGAGATAAAGGAAACGCCATTAAGCGATGTGAAAGATCAAATTAAACAGGCGCTTATGAGTAGAGACGCAAAACCGGTCCAGGAGATATTAAACAACTTGAATAAAGAAATTGAGATTGAAGAAGCTGCTTTTAAGGATGCATTTAAGGATGTGGAACCTAAATAACCATCCGCCCAAGGTTAAAATGTTCAGCGTAGTTGGGAGAATTATCGTTGTACTTTACACCAAATACATAGTTAATGGTGTCCTATATAAATGAATTTTCTGGAAGAATAGATCAAAAAACCAGCCAAGCAGCACCTTAACATAATATTGTCTAAACCAGCGACAGCTATATGCTGTCGTTTTTTTTGTTGTTCTGCATAAATGTTGCACAAGGTAAACAAATGGTCATTATAGTGCGTGTTCAACGCTTTTCCGTAGGTATCTAATGGTTTTAAAAAGGAGTAACCACCTTGGAAGAGAAACAGACCATTAAATTCGGCCACAAACTAAAATTGTTACGCAAGAAACATTTCCTAAGCCAAGAAGATTTAGCAGAATTAAGCAAGCTTGATCGAAAATACATAAGCAATTTGGAAAGAGATGTATCTAGTCCAACCCTTGAAACATTGTACAAACTAGCCGCAGCATTCGGCATAACATACTTGGAACTGAGTCAGGAAATTAGTGAAGTAGAAGAAAACCAAAATTACCTTATCAGCGCCACAAAAGAGGTAGAAGAAATAAAGGCTATGCAAAAAAATAAGAAGCAGTAGATTCCCATCCCACTGGAGGTAACTATGCAGACAGTAGATATTATTGATCGAAAAGTATCCTAATTCGTCAATGATTATAACGATGAGATTGAGATGGAAATGATTAAGTATTCAGACCATTACAAAGTAGTTGTGACGATTTGCCAGGAAGAGCCGCCTTATAAGGATTTTATTGGGGTAGGGACTGATAAAAGGAGTGCGAGGAGAGCGGCCAAAAAGGCGATGTTGGTATTGTATCAACGCGCTTATCTAGAGTTGAATCATTATAAATGATACAAAAGGGTAGTAATCAGAAATTTTGGTTACTACCTTTATTTATATTTGGATAAATCCGTTTTATAGGATGAAACAAAGGAAAAAGGCAACCGCCTAGGAATTACATAAAATGAATACTAGGTTTCCTAGTCTGGATAAGGATTTCTTTCAAAAAAAAGAACTTTTTTACTTAAAGAATTTTCCTAGTGATTATTCAAGATATTGGATATGCATTTTTGCCTATTTCTTATACAATAGAATTATATAGATATATTAATTAGGGGTAATGACAATGAACGCTTTTCCATCTGAAAAGGATATAGAACAAACACTTACTTTATTATTGGATGAATATAATGTTCCTGATTCAATTATTAAAGATATGTTTGGGCACCAGAATTTCATTAATTTAAATTCCATTTTACATTCATTGGATAAGGATAAAGTGGAAATCAGAGAGCTTACTAGAATGCTAATTATAGAAAAAGGGGTTTACCTGTTTTCCGGACACGACGAAGCTATTCGTTCACTTAGAAGTCATCTGCTGCGTCAACTTAATACCGATGCTTTAGAGGAACTTTATAAGCGGAATCCTGCCCAGGGGCGAACAATCAATTCTCCGTCCTATATGATAAAGCCGTTGTCGGAGAAGAAGTGGATTGTTGGTGGTGCATGGCCACGTGACTTTGTAAAAACTCTGGGTTTTCCTTTGGTTTTTTCCGGGATTTCAATTCCTAAATCATCTTCTACAGAACCAGTTGTTGATATAGAGGCCAGAAAACCGGTGCCGCCTCTTGCCGACTTTCAGTTTGGTCTGAAAGAAAGGATGCTTGAGGTATTAAATAGACAAGGAGATCGTACTAGGTGTGTAGTTACCTTGCCAACCGGCGGTGGAAAGACACGGGTTGCTGTTGAAAGTTTTATTGAATGGATGCAGATAAGGTTTTCGGAAGGAAAGTATTTGATCTGGATAGCACAGAGCGAGGAACTATGTGAGCAAGCTATTTCCTGCATTATAGACATGTGGCAAGAAAAAGAGTTTCCTGAATCGTTGCGGATTTACCGATACTTTGCCGGTAAAAGAATCCAGGAGGATCAGTTGATTGGTGGGGTGGTCGTAGCTAGTATACAACAGCTTTATTCCAGGATAATGAATGAAGATAAGGTAGTTAATGAACTACTAAAAAACTGTGGAGCAATGATTATTGATGAGGCACACCATGCTGTAGCACCTATCTATCGTACACTGTTGAAAAAGTCAGAGGAATTATGCGGACCGGAGTTGTTTCCTATTTGCGGCCTAACAGCTACGCCAGGAAGAAGCAATGAGGAAACTACCATGCTGGTGGATCAATTCCAGGCATATTTAATTCAACCTAAACTTCCGCCTGACAGCCGTTATTATAAAAATCCATTGCTCTACTTCAGAAATGAAGGGTATCTTGCCAAACCACGACACATTGTATATCAGTCTGGAAGCAGTATTGAAATCAATGAAGATGACGTTGAAGAAGTTGAAGGAGACTTTAAATCTGAGTTCCTGGAAGTTCTTGCAAATGACGAAAGTCGAAACAGAACAATTATACAACATTTGCTTGATATTCCTGAGGGAAAACCGACACTTATTTATGCTTGTACTGTTAAACATGCGGAATTTCTCGCTTCGGTGTTAAATGCAGTTGGTCGGAAGGCAGCTGTTATTTCTGCTAATACTCCCAAGGCTACAAGAAGGATGTATATTGACGCTTTCAAAAAGGGTCAAATCGAATTCCTGTTGAATTATGGTGTTTTGACAACTGGATTCGATGCGCCAAAAACTGAATATATTGTTGTTTGTCGGCCAACCACTAGTGTTGTTTTATATGAACAAATTGTAGGACGAGGTTTACGCGGACCTAGGTTTGGTGGGACAGATACATGCACGATTATAGATTTTGCTGATAATCTGACCAGACTTGGGAAACCGCTCGCCTATCGCCGATTTAATGAGTTTTGGGACAGCGAACCACAAACAAATGAATATCAGCCTATATGATAAACGGAGACCAGTTTGTAGCCCCAATTCTAGTTATAAGAACAGAATCTGCAGTGGTTATACGTCTCTGAAAATATAAAAACAGACCCAAGAGTCTGTTTTTATATTTTTATGTTGAAAAAGAACTCTTAATCAATTAGATGGAAATATCCACTATTCAATTCATTTATAAAGGATGAATATTCCTTTATTGAAACAATCGTGAGTGTCTTTTTCGCTCTAGTCATAGCAACATAAAATTTCTTTCGCTCACGAGATAGAAATTCATTCTCGTCCTCACCAGGGGAGGGGGCTTTATAAGGCATTTTACCTTTTTGTAGGTCAGTTACAATGACATGGTCAAATTCTAAGCCTTTAGATGATTGGAATGTAATCAATTTTACTCCAGGTGAAATTATATCAACTTCATTGTCTTTAACTCTGTATACAGGAATACCTTTATCATCCAGTACCTTTTTTATTTCATCCAGGTTATCATGTGAAAAGCCAATGATACCAATTGTATCGTTAGGGAATGAGGCCCTTAACCTTCTAACTTGATTGAGAATATGGGCTCTTTCTGCTTCTCTGTTTTCACACTTTTTTAATTCGGGAACTTTACCATTAATTTCTGGTTCCTGAGCTTTTTGATAATCTTCGTCTTTTATATATAGTTTATCTTGTTCCTGAAAATGGTTTGCCAGACGGATTATTTGTTTCGTAGACCGAAAGGTTTGTTTTAGAAAAATATTTCTAGAGCCTTTAATATCAACACCTGCCTGTTTCCAGCTGAAAGTTCTCCTGTAAATCTGTTGACCTTTATCAGCACCAATTGTAAGACTTTTTTTAGCCATCTTACTAATAGCCTTTATCTGCATAGTATTTAAATCCTGTGCTTCATCTACAAGAATGTGATCGGGCTTAATATTTTCAGGAATTTGATGGGACTTTTCTATAAGAATTCTCGCCAAGTCATCTCCGTCAATACCCTGTCTTCTTCGATCTCTGTTTAAGAGTTCATTGTATTTTTCAAGTACATCATAAATTGTATTACGATGCTCCTTCAATACACGTATATCCGTACCTCTTCCAGAACGTTTTATCGAAAGATATTCTTCTCTTGTCGCTATACCTGAACCTTTAATCCATTCAATCTCATCACACAAAAAAGTAAGTAAAGCAATATCCTGCCGTTTACTTTCTTTCATTTGAGGAAAGTTAACATTACTAGAATACTTATTTACAATATTCTTTGCATATTTAATCGTATCTTTACGTAAATCCCCAACAATTAATCGAGTGTGGGGATAGTCCGTATACCTGAGCATTTCTTGCCCCCACTGATGAAAGGTTTTAGCAGTAAGAGGAGTAGAATGCATTTTTAGAGAAAGTTGCCGGACATAATTGGTAAGTGCGTTACTATAAGTTAATACAGTTACTGTATCTTTTGAATTCTTTTCTTTTAGAAACTTCGCTCTGGCCAATAATATAGAAGATTTACCACTTCCAGGAATTCCTTGTATAAGAAGGTCTCCCTTCGGTTGAAAGGTAACACACTTTTGCTGAGTATCTGTTAATTTTATGGTAGACACAGCCATATATAATCCTCCCTAAAATAACTCCATTAATTTCTCTAATTCTTCTTGCTTTTCTTTTTCTAAAATTTCAAGTTCCTTTGTTGTTTGATCTATAAGTAATTTATCATCTTCTGATACTCCAGAACTATGTTCTTCATTAACCTCACTGTGGAATCTTTCATGGATTACATTGGAATGAAGACACTTATCTAAGAAACTTTCAAATTCATAACCTCTTTTACCAATTACATATAATTGGTCTTTAGCTCGAGTTAGTGCGACGTATAATAGTCTTTTCTCTTCCTCAATATCCGGCTGACTACTATGAGGGAATTCTCTATCTCCAAGATAAAGTACAAAAACAATAGGGAACTCTAAACCTTTTGCATCATGAACTGTTTTTATAGTAATTGATGAGTCTTCTTCTTCTACCTGGTAATTTTCTTGAACTTCTACTATATAGTCAGTAAGATCGTCAGTATCATAAGCTCCTTGTTCCATTGCTTCTTTAATGAAATCTACAATACCATCGTCTTTATCATTAAGAAGTGAAATAACTTCATCAAGAGGCTCGTCTTCGTAAATATCTTTTATTTTCAGTATTCGAGATAATAGAGATTCACTATTAATTTTTTTAGATAAGGAAGATACAGGTAAATTTTCATGAAGAGATAGCTGCTCTAATACACATGTCTTTTGTGGAGAGTATTCAGAATTTTTTCTGTACAAGATACATATATCTCCTGGTGAAACACCTTCATTTTCAATAAGATCTTTTACCTTTTTTGCAATAAACTTTGCAGCAAGCTCTATTGAATGGGTTTCTACCACGTGTGGTGCTAATCCATTCAGTGGATTACCCGGCTTTATTGAAGAGTCCTCAATAAAGTGATTTGCTAGCTGAATAATATTCTTTGTAGATCTATAGTTTTTAACCAGGTTTACAAAGTCAAAATTGTTAGGATCATAAGCTGAAAAGTGATTAATGAATCGATCCATGTTTTTGCTATTGGATCCATTAAAAGTGTATATAGTTTGATTTTTATCACCAACTACTGTCAGGGAATGATGCGGTTGTAATAATGAGTACAAAAATGCCTCTTGTGCTAGCGAAGTATCCTGGTATTCGTCGACAAATAAATGCTGAAAGGTAGATGTAATTTTATGCAAAGTGTGAGATTTTAGTTTTAATAGGCGTGTAGCTTCCGTTATAAGACCTTGATAATCCGTAACATTCTTAATTTTTTCAATTACACTTATTCTTTTCCAAAATGCCACTAAATCGTTAGATGTAATTAATATCCGACCATGTTGAAACATATTTATGTGGTATGTTCTATCCTTTGGAATACATTTCCAATCGTTAAGTGGTTGTTCCTCGAGTTTATTCCCCTGTCTAATCAAGTTATATGCATTCGACAATGCTGAATTTACAAGATCTCTATCTGTGTATTGAGGACAAAGGCCTTTAATTAGGTCCTGGCTGAAATTAAGAAATTCTTCAGTATGAATTATGTTAAAACCTGATCTGTACCGGGATTCCTCATAGTGAATACCAAACTTTATTGTTCTGTATGCAAGGCTATGAAAAGTTAAAATCGGAGGTTTTCCTCCATACCCAAGAATATCTGATAAATCGTCGATTTTTTTAATTAGTTGGTACTTAGCAGCTCTAGAAAAAGAGATTGCTAATATGTCATCAGTACTAACGCCTTTATCACTTAGTAAAAAAAGCATTTTTGCAGCAATAGTTGTTGTTTTACCTGTACCAGGACCAGCGGTAATTTGTAAATATTTTTTATTTGAAATAACAGCTTGCGCTTGTTCTTCGTTCAAATAGCTAAATAAATCACCCATAATTTTTCCTCTCAATAATATTATTCGACATAATTACCTTTATATTACCAAATATATAAGTTTTACAGTATATTTTTTTGGTAGAATAGTATTAGTTACTTAACTTGTAGATGAAAGAGGTGCTGTAATTGAGTAATGAAACTCGGAAGGCTCGTGAAGAATTGTTAGATCGCTTAAGGAACGAGTTGGTTGGACCTGAGATAGATCAAGAAAAACTGGAGAATAAACCTTTACAGAGGTATCTTGCAGGAATACTCTGGCCAATGAAATCCAGTGTAGCTTCTATAGAAGATGAAAATGAATTGGTACATGGAAAAGAAACCTCTCAGGAATCAATTGAACAAATTGCTCCCCTGGCAAAAGCAATGAATCCATCTGCAATAGGAATATCTTTTTTAGTAGATAAAGCACAGCCGAAAATTAATGTAGATGTCACCTTTGGAATGTACGAAGAATTAGATGATAATTACTGGCAGAGAATCCCGTTAGAATTAAAGAGTTATACAATTGATTTACATAAAGATTTAGGTAAAAAGCATTCAAAAAGTATTTTAAAAGATGATAATAACAATCAAGAATTAAAAGAAAGAATTCGACTAGAATGGATTGTAAGAGAATATAAAAATAGTTTTGCAGTAAGTCTGTTTTTAGTTAATAGGTATGTGCAAGAAGTAGATGAATATGAGATTGATCATAAATGCGTCTTCCAGCCAAAAATCAAAGTCAGAAGTGAAAGTTCTGAATCAATAATGGTTCGTAATGCATTTTCAGATAATGAGAAGGGCTTTCAAGATGATGATACTCAGTCGAATGAGCTTTTATACCGAAACGAATCAGTTTTTGCAGTAGGACATAATGTTTCTGTTATGTGGAATCAGGTCAATCAAGAAACCGTTAAGGCCGGATATCTTGAGACTGAGATCATACCTGCTCACGAAATACCGATGGTAATACCTCCAGATTGGAATAAGGGCGGTACTTTAAACATGGAGGAACTTTCGGTTATAGAAAATCCTTCAAAAGTTAGAGAAGCCTTACAACCATTAATTAATGAATATAGAAAATGGATCCGACAAAGACGAAATGAAATAGATCTACTTGAATCTAAATATGTTGAAACGGCCAATAAACATATTGATAATTGCGATAAATCCGTCGATAGGATGGAAAAGGGTCTGAATAAAATAGAGAATGACGCCGATGTATTCAAAGCTTTTATATTCGCAAATAAAGTTATGGCTAAACAAAGATCCCATAGTGAGGCTATTGAAAAAAAGATATCACCTGATAAAGTTCAATCTTTCTGGAGGCCATTTCAAATTGCTTTTTTCCTTCAAAACATTGAAGGAATTGTGAATCCTAGTTCTAATGATCGAAAAATCGCAGACCTTCTTTGGTTCCCAACGGGTGGAGGTAAAACGGAGGCATATCTTGGATTAGCGGCATTTACCATTGGATATCGACGATTGAGTAACATTGAAGGGTATCGTACTGATGCAGGGGTGTCAGTCATAATGCGATATACTTTGAGACTTTTAACAATTCAACAATTCCAAAGGGCAACTGCTATGATTTGTGCATGCGAAGAGCTAAGAAAGGAGTCACCTGAAAACTGGGGAGAAAATAGATTTAGAATCGGCCTCTGGGTGGGTGATAGCAGTGTGCCTAATAGTTATGACGATGCAAAGAAAGTTATTTCAGCAAGAGAAGAAGCTATAAAGAACAATAATAATGATAGTTATTCTAGCAATATTAAAGGTACTCCAGTTCAGTTAGTTTCTTGCCCATGGTGTGGAACAAAGCTGGTCGACAAGGATAATCCAAAAGTGTTTTTAAGTGCTTATAAAGCTAAGGACAAAAAAAGAAGAATTTTGATTTCTTGCCCTAATAGAAATTGCTCATTCCATAGACATAATTCGGATGGGGAAGGGTTACCCGTATTGCTTACCGATGAGGAAATATATCGTCTTTTACCGGACATGGTTATTGCGACTGTTGATAAATTTGCAAGAATGCCATGGCAGCCAGAGATACAAAATTTGTTTGGTAAAGTAAAAGGAGAAGTGGATCACTGGGGTTTTATTTCCCATGGCAAGAACAAAATAGAACAAAATAATGCCAAGAATGTTGCTAGAAGTTTGGTAATTACTAATAATCAGCCTATTCATCCACCAAATTTAATTATTCAAGACGAACTACATTTAATATCAGGACCGCTTGGAACTATGGTGGGATTATATGAAACAGCTGTTGACTATTTATCTTCTATAGAATTTGAAGATGAAGTAATTGGACCAAAAGTAATTGCATCAACTGCTACGATAAAAAATGCTAATAAGCAAATCGAGGGACTATATAAAAGGGATACACAAATTTTCCCAAGCCCGGGTTTGATCCATAATGACTCCTTTTTTGCTAGACAAAGACCAATTGAAGAAATGCCGGGTCGCGTTTATGTTGGAGTCTTTGCTCCTGGAAGAAGTATGAAAACAACTTTACTAAGAATTATGGCGAATCTCTTGTCAAGTGTTACTGCAATGGAAAAAGACTATGACCATAATAGTCTCGATCCTTATCAAACGATCGTTGGTTATTTTAATAGTTTGCGTGAACTGGGTGGAGCAGTACGTTTAATAGAGGATGACGTACCAGCTCGTATGAAAACTCTTGAAAATCAATTTGATGAAGGTAGTATTTATAAGTTTATCAAACGAGAATTGGAACCGGATGTTCCAGAACTAACAAGTCGAATTGACTCCGGAAAAATCCCTGAACTTCTTGATAGATTGCAACAGGTATATCATAGCGATGGGGATATTAAACCTGTAGATGTCCTATTGGCCAGTAACATGATTTCAGTTGGAGTGGATGTTTCACGTTTGGGATTAATGGTAGTTAATGGTCAACCAAAAACTACAGCGGAATTTATACAATCAACAAGCCGTGTTGGGCGGAAATATCCTGGTTTTATAGTTACTTCATATAACTGGGCAAGGCCGAGGGATATTTCCCATTACGAAGAATTTTACGCTTACCATTCAGCATTATATCGTTATGTAGAGCCGATTAGTGTCACTCCGTTTTCATCAAGAGCACGAGATAAAGGACTGGCGGCTGTTTTGGTTTCAATGTTTAGACTTGGCAATCCAAGCCTTTCACCCAATAATGCAGCAAGCAATTTAGAAACTGTTAATGAACAAATAGAAAATATATTCAAGATATTCACGGATAGAGCTCGTTCAATGAATGTAGACCCGAGTGAAGTAGAGAGACACTTAGAAAAGCTAAAAGATGATTGGGAAACAGACGCAGAAAGAAGTGTGTTGAATTATTCCAAAAAGGTAAAAGATAATGAATCAAACTTACTTTATCCTTCAGGGAAAGAACGAGCTTCTGGAACATTTAAGACCCCTAATTCAATGAGAGACGTAGAACCTACTGCTGGAATCTACATTAGAAAGGATTGATTCCTTTGAATAAAAAAGTTGGAGAATTAAGACCAAGTCAGTTTATTACAACTTTCGGACCTGGGTCCATTGTTGATTTACCTGATTTTTCAGTAATCATAGGTGGGATTGATAAGTGGAACACTTTAGATGTCTCAAGAGCAGCTATTATTGAGGAACCACGCTTAAAGAGCAAGTTGAAGATAAAACAGATTAAATCAATACCAGTAAAAGACAACGATGAAATTGGCACTATTCCAGCGTATCGATTTCCCGAGTATCATGTTTGCCCTAATTGCAGGAAGTTAGGCAAAAGAGATGGTAGAGATTTCTTTGAAGAAGAAGGAGTTTTATATTGTAAAAACCCTGAAAGTGA
The window above is part of the Mesobacillus jeotgali genome. Proteins encoded here:
- a CDS encoding peptidylprolyl isomerase; the protein is MIKIIKIAAVLSLLFLVGACSTLTSGEEPELLVTTEYGNISKDDLFKEVANSERGKELIQKLVYMQILKGKYEVSEKEVNQRLGEIKEQVGDEEAYTMFLQKQGFNNEEELKDHIEQSLYFFKATTEGVEVSDKQIKDYYEQHKDQYTEVRTSHILVDDESTAKEIEKELKNGADFAELAKKQSTDQVSAEEGGDLGYLSGRSQEMDPTFLAAAMKLKKGEVSEPVKTVFGYHIIKVTEIKETPLSDVKDQIKQALMSRDAKPVQEILNNLNKEIEIEEAAFKDAFKDVEPK
- a CDS encoding M6 family metalloprotease domain-containing protein, giving the protein MKIIGKIAAATTTIMLSFSSTAAFAEEPGLEKLPDPVDPQAWVNPDDMTWNDYNAIPGIDWNSTDIQPETELKGALILVDFPDQDFILTQPKGSEIAGNPQVDAVPREELGEWWEDFLNVPSKLNNYQTIDGFWKENSQGKWGVSLDSYGPYRLDKNEFQYGLNYMNPGSLPPQYSGGNLFQDGVNAAAADIAAAGEEYDFAFIVHAGYDESTVWQEFGEMMFLNQDSVSDTFGPPDLPGFENMPNWAKTRYVPWTSWYAAKTIWSAASSAEINGKRIRVSIQGESDGMGTFAHEFGHLRGLGDNYNNASLDPRTYSGYWETMSRGSFNGPGGTHTRWMIPSTLGASIPAPHMLRNKMKQGFVSDDEVLKLNRDELKESGPVFADITARQAPIGSNFGRTGLHGINISMDDSTPTDYLAGDWRNDILSGRTYNNYTLEVVDRVGSDSFAADSGVLIAKTKNAESAPNIWVVDSHPEDINLKDFTRPDGTTAMVAKGDPRQTLDALFKAGNGTSLVAGQFDGSIDKDSVVSEYIDPYNKLHFYILGKQKDKDGVLRYQVAVRNTEGAGAFDRGVKVSAGTVEPAVEDKVAVYHFNVTNTGKAKDLIRVNASAGDDWNVQLDHNVIAVEPGATVAVPVYVKIPKGKTAPAKLTFTATSEIDANQSFTDSNFLPGSLSAAGISSVIDSFANEGSIKAGTAEALKAHVKTVGQFEKKGSADKVIKHINDFKRFLELKKEEDQISAKAYTSLKAYADSMVEVWE
- a CDS encoding helix-turn-helix transcriptional regulator → MEEKQTIKFGHKLKLLRKKHFLSQEDLAELSKLDRKYISNLERDVSSPTLETLYKLAAAFGITYLELSQEISEVEENQNYLISATKEVEEIKAMQKNKKQ
- a CDS encoding 3'-5' exonuclease produces the protein MAVSTIKLTDTQQKCVTFQPKGDLLIQGIPGSGKSSILLARAKFLKEKNSKDTVTVLTYSNALTNYVRQLSLKMHSTPLTAKTFHQWGQEMLRYTDYPHTRLIVGDLRKDTIKYAKNIVNKYSSNVNFPQMKESKRQDIALLTFLCDEIEWIKGSGIATREEYLSIKRSGRGTDIRVLKEHRNTIYDVLEKYNELLNRDRRRQGIDGDDLARILIEKSHQIPENIKPDHILVDEAQDLNTMQIKAISKMAKKSLTIGADKGQQIYRRTFSWKQAGVDIKGSRNIFLKQTFRSTKQIIRLANHFQEQDKLYIKDEDYQKAQEPEINGKVPELKKCENREAERAHILNQVRRLRASFPNDTIGIIGFSHDNLDEIKKVLDDKGIPVYRVKDNEVDIISPGVKLITFQSSKGLEFDHVIVTDLQKGKMPYKAPSPGEDENEFLSRERKKFYVAMTRAKKTLTIVSIKEYSSFINELNSGYFHLID
- a CDS encoding DEAD/DEAH box helicase, with protein sequence MNAFPSEKDIEQTLTLLLDEYNVPDSIIKDMFGHQNFINLNSILHSLDKDKVEIRELTRMLIIEKGVYLFSGHDEAIRSLRSHLLRQLNTDALEELYKRNPAQGRTINSPSYMIKPLSEKKWIVGGAWPRDFVKTLGFPLVFSGISIPKSSSTEPVVDIEARKPVPPLADFQFGLKERMLEVLNRQGDRTRCVVTLPTGGGKTRVAVESFIEWMQIRFSEGKYLIWIAQSEELCEQAISCIIDMWQEKEFPESLRIYRYFAGKRIQEDQLIGGVVVASIQQLYSRIMNEDKVVNELLKNCGAMIIDEAHHAVAPIYRTLLKKSEELCGPELFPICGLTATPGRSNEETTMLVDQFQAYLIQPKLPPDSRYYKNPLLYFRNEGYLAKPRHIVYQSGSSIEINEDDVEEVEGDFKSEFLEVLANDESRNRTIIQHLLDIPEGKPTLIYACTVKHAEFLASVLNAVGRKAAVISANTPKATRRMYIDAFKKGQIEFLLNYGVLTTGFDAPKTEYIVVCRPTTSVVLYEQIVGRGLRGPRFGGTDTCTIIDFADNLTRLGKPLAYRRFNEFWDSEPQTNEYQPI